Within the Vigna angularis cultivar LongXiaoDou No.4 chromosome 10, ASM1680809v1, whole genome shotgun sequence genome, the region ACACCTCCCCAATTCTCCCCTCCTTGCACAATCCACAAACCAAAGCATTGCAAACAGACACCATATTCTCCACCCCATATCTCTTCGCCGCCTCCCACGCCTCATCCACCCGACCATCCCTACACATCCCCGCCACAACAGTTGTGTAACTGACCTTATCCGGGACACACCCTCTCTTGGACATTTCCACAAGCAGCTTGCAGGCACCATCCACCTTCCCATTTTTACACAGTGCCTTCAAAAGAATATTGTAAGTAAACACATTAGGCTCCAACCCTTCACCCTTCATGTTCTCATAAACAGCCCCAATGACGTGAAACCTGTTTTCAGCTTCACCAACAAGCGCATCGAGCAAGTGGTTGTAAATTTTCACAGTGGGCTTACACCCAAACTCCTTGATCCTGTAAAACAACTTCAGAGCCCGCTCGCCCAACCCAGCTCTCTTGTAAGAGTTCAAAACGCATATGAACAAGCCCTCAGAACAGGGGACGCCTTCGATTTTCATCTGCTGAAGGAGATAGTGAATGCTGTCGATTTCGACGTTGCTGCTTCCGAGTTTCTCGATCATGATGTGGTAGGTTAAAGGCGTGTGCTTGAAGACCGTGGAAGTGGCCACGTGCTGGAAGTATTGGAGAGCACGCGTGACGTCAGACTCGCGGCGAAGCGCTTGGGCGACGTGGGGCTCGGGTATGGGGGAGGAGGGTGGCGGTTCGAGGTGGCGCGTGGGGAGCACGAAGGGGATTGACGGTTTGCGATGTTTTAGTAAGAGGGAATAACCGTCTTTCAAGTACATTGTATGTTTTTTAGGTTAATGAAATCGAAGAAACCATAGAGAACAGAATGCAAACTTGTGATCGGAGACACTATCGCGGCTGCGTTTTTATGGCAGGGAATCTTGGAGAAGTGAAGCACCCATTGTTACTCTGTTGCtgcacctttttttttttcattcgaatatgtttatttaatgcaaatatactttttattcctaaaacttttttattatttataattttactgaATTTTAAGTggttattcttttattttagacaTAAGTGAGCAAGATCAGAAGAAATTGCatgatatttatgaaaaaaataattataaatatgcaACAAATTATTGTACTGTAAAAATATGTAGATAACTTGTAATATTTGATGTTATTAAGATACGGTGCAATCACTTTCACTATTTagatactttatttttattttctattttttaaatttaaaatataattaaaaacagtatatatatataaacacgaAATAATGAAATTCTCCTTTACTACAAACCAAAGCTGTAAATATGGTAAAATACatgaactaaaactaaaattgagtatgtacattaatttaatattggATCGAAGAGAAAAATATCtttcattaatttctttaatcAATAACGATTTAAGATTTATCTAGACAAACTTTTCTGTAAAATCTTACTAAAAGGGAaacaaataaagttaatttatgtATTAGCTAAAGCTAATATAGCCCTCTCATAATataccaaataaaaattaatttaaaaaataaacttgtgaaaagaattattttcttattattgtatTCATAGAAAGGTGAATGCTGCATAATTATTAGGAAAATGGTCAACATTAATGGTATCAATTTCCTATTGAAAAGCAGAGCATTTTCCACGTGTTTGGTCGCAGATGCAAAGTTCTAAAAGTCACGTGCTAATTCAGAATGCTAGAATTTAAAGGGCTGGAATTTCACTCCGGGATACCAACGTCTGGAACAAAAACATAAGCGgaatatgaaaaaagaaatgtCCTAGGAAGAACAAAGATAACAGTAACAATCTCAAGCACCAAGCTAAATTATCAAACATTGTCTCACATGGAATGAACTCTCGTGTcttcaaaaaaacaaaaaaatatgacccaGTTGGGAACACAGAGCCAAAACTTTGACTACAGTATAATCTCACCTTGACATGCACCATGTCGGATCTAACTCTTATTTCCATTCAACAACTACTTCCATGGCTACAAAATGAAGAAACTAAAACCTTAGGCCTGAAAATATTGGAAAAGAATACAACTTCCATCTGCTCCTCTCAAAGGGCTGCCAGACTGTTCGTAGAAGTGGTTGACATGGCTGCCAGAACTTCGGTCACCGACGCCATCACGCTGAGTGCCGCCTTCAAAACCTCCTGAGGACACCCTGGTTTTACAATGGTTCGGACCTGAAATTTTAAGTAGAAATTCGATCAGAATGAGAAAATAGTGTTACCTATAATGATAACTATCATACTGTCATATGAAGATTTCTGATGGGTTGATATAGTTTTTAAAGTGATGCAGCATAATAGAAAGTAAACTCTAACAATGTTACACCTCATACCAACAAAACATGCAGATCAAGAGTTAACTTGGTACTCAAGAACTAAGGTCCTAACTCCATAAAAAGGTAGCAATGAGCATCAGTTAGCAGTCATAGGATTTGAGGTTTTGCACAATGAGTTTTAATTCACTACTTAACATGAAAATTTTGGCTTGTCCTCTAGTTCTgttaaaatggaaaaattttAATAGGCAAGACCTGTTCAAGGTACTCCTGAAGCTTTTTAATGCGGCCCATGTAGTCCTGGTCTTCAACAGAGAGAGTTATGACTTTGGCATCTGCACCAGGACCATCAAACTGAAGTGGACCTGGATTTCTGTAAATATCATCCATGAGAAAGCTTGTTGCATTTTTTCTCAACAGCCTGCAACCAATTAAAATCATGCATCAGAGAAATGCCCTTAATAGAAACACTACCAAGAAATGAGACCAAGCAAGCTGAGGTGAAAGAAAACAAGTGTTGCTATTATCAAGTACATGTTTAATCAAGTTATGTGAATTTACTGATTTGCATATAAAATCTCAGCAAAAGTCTTATATTCCATATGAAGGTATATATGAACACAAGCATCACACATGACAAGAAAACTTACTCATAAGCTTTGCCTCTCAAGTCCACGGTAGCTGGATGAATAGCAGGTTTTCCAATTGATGTGGCTCCTGGATTTGGAGACCATCGTTTCACAGTCATCATAGCCTAAAGTTCACCAGAGGCAAAATAGATTAGTCTCTACCATGGAAAGCATTGATATATTACACAAAGCTATCATAAACaaccataaattaaataatacaagaaaaataatggTAAGAATGACATACTGCTATTGGAGCAGCCCCACATCGCCACTTGTTTACAGGATTCTTCAGGTTAGTTAGGGTTGCCATGTACCCATTAAGACCTGCGGCAAGTATATGGTAGCAGATGTGTCCAAGGACCTGCAATGATATCAAAGGTTATTAACAAAAGTGGGAATTGGAAACACTTTCAAATGAAATTGACTATAAGAGCTAATAAACAAAGGGAGATTACTGAATCAACATACATATGCGTAATCACAGTCAAATTTTGATGGAAGAGATCCACGAGCTTGATAACCAAAAAAGTGGCAAATGGCATTGAACTTCTTTCCCTTGTATGTACCTTCTTTCTGTCAAAAGgaacaagaaaatattttaaatatcaaagcAGCAGTGGAAAATTTACCatcaacaaaatgaaattaatcaAGATAGTAATCATATAAAGTATGGCTCAAGATTATATCATTCATAACTGATAGTTGACCCTTCAtgataattttcaaacaaaactaatatattacaaaaatgacCAACCATTTGATGTAACAGAAAATGTTCTTATTTCATAAATATCAACAGgaatagaaaagaaataaaaaagtttcatgGTAAACTGTGACAAAGCACGTGGTCAACAGAGTGGGTTGCCTTCTAAATCAAACTATGCATCACAGAGatcacaaacaaataaactcatTATAATGATCATTAGAAGTGCAAAGATGATGGAGAGTCAAGTAAAAGGGTATTGGGGAGAGAATGGGACAGAGATTGAGTGACCATACCAGGCGCTTGTTTATCTCTGCTTCCACAAGATATGCTAGTAATTTCTCAGTTTCAATCTGTAAATCATTACAAAGAACAAGAGACATAAATGAAGGAATCTGAAATTCCCTATCAATTCATACAAAGAGAAAAGTATCTTGTTGTGATTATTACCTGTGATAACTGTGCCGAGTCATCGGATTCAGGGTAAAGGAGCAACTGCAGCATTGAAGATCATTGTCAGATTTTCTATCATACACTCTAGAACTAAATTGACACAATGCCCACCAGTGTTCAGCATGGTAAATGAGTTTACCTGTCGCCGAATAAAAGGAGGCAAAAATTCAAATAGAGCAGATGCCCATGGTGAAAGCTGAGAAGATATCTTGTCAACAGCAACACCTTGTCTGAGTAAGCCATGAATTTCCTGAGGTACAAAAAAGGTATCGGTAGGAACAGATTAGATTAAGGTTAATCTCTTCCACAAGAGATGAGAATTgcaaaactaatatataaaagCAATGAGAGAAACTGTCATTTTATGATACTTCAACAATCTACAATGTATACTTGACTGACAGATATCATTCTGCTTTGTGCTCAGGCGAAGCTTAACCATCGAGAAAGAGGAGTTTTTACCTTCAAGAGTGCATACACTTCAGGAATGCTCTCTATCAGCCCTTCTGGTAGGAGGATTACTCCATGGTATTTGTCTGAGAAAAACAGAGGAATGTGACATTAGACCTCAttacatacacatatataaaGAGGCAATTCAGATTGTTCAAACCTTGCTCCGCCCTGGTCTGAACTGCATCAGTAATCTGTTTTGTTATTTCAAAAAGGGTCAGCTTTGATGCAGCAACCTCCTCACCAAGAATTACCTGCATAAAACGTATGAAAGATAACTGTCAGCATGGAACTATAACACAATACGCATAAATCATGTGAGACAGCAATACTCACCATGTTTGGATGGGACTGGAGAGTGCATTCCAATGCAACGTGTGAGGCCTTGCGCCCCATAAGacggataaaataataatactggAAAAGAAAAGTCATTCAGAGAGGTACATGAAAAGAAAACTAATGAAAGTAACAATGCCTACCTTTTACAAATTTATACACACGCGCACACACAATGATATCAAAGAAAATCATGCAAGATACATTAGACTCATTACCTTCTCTGCAGAGAGTGCATCAGTGCAGACATTGCTGATGAGCTGAGAATTCACCtgaataaacagaaaataaaattttactgccACTTCAATTGCTCATTATTTCATAGCATATGCAatcattttatcaaacaaaatGCCCAAAGAGAGGGGAAAACTCCTAACACACATGGCCGtgtcatgatgaaaataatCATGCCATTACCAATTTTAATGATAGATGGTATACAGTGTCAACATTACCAGTTACATAAAATCATGTTTTCCATACAAAGTATTTAGAATAGTAAGTATGCCGTGGTCCACCACATGCTAatgcaaaaataatatttatattataaataaaggtcttaATCACAAGAAAAATACCTTACAAATTGTATCAAAACCAACATTGGTCTCCACAAACTGGTTTTTAAGATCTCCGTTAAGAGTCACAGGTACACCAACCACCTGCAGAATCCAACTAatcaataaattgaaaatttaaatgaaattaaatgatgTAAACAACAGctcaattttaaacaaattaaaaattaattaattatgaatataaaaaagcAATACCAAACGTAAAGCTTCGGTAAA harbors:
- the LOC108335964 gene encoding pyrophosphate--fructose 6-phosphate 1-phosphotransferase subunit alpha, with the protein product MDSDYGIPRELSDLQRIRSLYQPELPPCLQGTTVRVEFGDATTTADPTDALTIARAFPHTYGHPLAHFLRATAKVPDAQIITEFPPIRVGVVFCGRQSPGGHNVIWGLHNALKIHNPNSVLLGFLGGSEGLFAQKTLEITDTVLSSYKNQGGYDLLGRTKDQIRTTEQVNAALATCKNLKLDGLVIIGGVTSNTDAAQLAETFAVANCSTKVVGVPVTLNGDLKNQFVETNVGFDTICKVNSQLISNVCTDALSAEKYYYFIRLMGRKASHVALECTLQSHPNMVILGEEVAASKLTLFEITKQITDAVQTRAEQDKYHGVILLPEGLIESIPEVYALLKEIHGLLRQGVAVDKISSQLSPWASALFEFLPPFIRRQLLLYPESDDSAQLSQIETEKLLAYLVEAEINKRLKEGTYKGKKFNAICHFFGYQARGSLPSKFDCDYAYVLGHICYHILAAGLNGYMATLTNLKNPVNKWRCGAAPIAAMMTVKRWSPNPGATSIGKPAIHPATVDLRGKAYELLRKNATSFLMDDIYRNPGPLQFDGPGADAKVITLSVEDQDYMGRIKKLQEYLEQVRTIVKPGCPQEVLKAALSVMASVTEVLAAMSTTSTNSLAAL